The Argopecten irradians isolate NY chromosome 4, Ai_NY, whole genome shotgun sequence genome has a window encoding:
- the LOC138320920 gene encoding uncharacterized protein F09G8.5-like: MEYQEEKLTDALVLARTRASDLESVKKLNFWGSDIENVSVVRRMPNLEVCSLSVNSITTLEDFSYCPNLQELYIRKNKIKDLSEINHLATLPRLRNLWLADNPCAETENYRSIVLKTLPTLQKLDNIVVTESERDQFTDTELLTNDNEHLEITGTEPTKSEIDDVKAEEKEPEMLGNSSHKNLNGGDETSPSESTNEVKDTEVKDDTEIKDERVKDVKVKDKEIKDEKVKDEEVKDTEEHSNAAKDKAFRPHRSASLDPVTQTWEETNEIRQELGLRPLPFEKITSTKPVPGSAMMARVRNN; this comes from the exons ATGGAATATCAGGAAGAAAAACTTACTGACGCTCTCGTTCTGGCCAGAACAAGAGCGTCAGACCTAGAAAGTGTCAAGAAATTGAATTTTTG GGGTTCTGATATCGAAAATGTCAGCGTTGTTCGCAGAATGCCCAATCTAGAAGTATGCAGTTTAAG TGTCAATAGCATTACAACTTTGGAAGATTTCTCCTATTGCCCTAATTTGCAAGAACTTTAcattagaaaaaataagattaaaGACCTGTCAGAAATCAACCATTTAGCCACATTACCACGGTTACGTAATCTCTGGCTCGCTGACAACCCATGTGCAGAGACAGAAAACTACAGATCCATTGTTCTAAAGACACTGCCAACTCTTCAAAAGTTAGACAACATTG TTGTAACAGAAAGTGAAAGAGATCAATTTACTGACACTGAACTGTTGACAAATGACAATGAGCACCTCGAGATTACAGGCACAGAACCAACCAAGTCAGAAATTGATGATGTCAAGGCTGAAGAAAAAGAACCAGAAATGCTGGGGAATTCCAGTCACAAGAATTTGAATGGTGGGGATGAAACCAGTCCATCAGAATCTACCAATGAGGTAAAAGATACAGAGGTCAAGGATGATACAGAGATCAAAGATGAAAGGGTCAAAGATGTAAAGGTCAAAGATAAAGAGATCAAAGATGAAAAGGTCAAAGATGAAGAGGTTAAAGATACAGAGGAACATTCCAATGCTGCCAAGGACAAAGCTTTTAGACCACACAGAAGTGCTTCACTAGACCCGGTCACACAGACATGGGAGGAGACAAA tgaaattcgacaAGAACTTGGATTGAGACCGTTGCCTTTTGAGAAGATTACATCAACTAAACCAGTTCCTGGAAGTGCAATGATGGCTCGGGTAAGAAATAACTGA